In Camarhynchus parvulus chromosome 28, STF_HiC, whole genome shotgun sequence, the following proteins share a genomic window:
- the USHBP1 gene encoding Usher syndrome type-1C protein-binding protein 1: protein MEEESPVGATRSAPRAERDTGTPARPPRQEEEEEEEEEEDVAGDTEDIPLLAGAAPRQQRRQQRHAREDEDGWEATATVPTVTAASPDARSPDLFERLQHAVSSLERAAFSRHRQPPRGPPPAPPGTRALQVSLHARRAGHRAGARCWRRRRPGLRRGAAAAAARNASLRAALGQRDEELGQATAALRALRGERERLQGKVRDLREALARLEEAGESGSDTPGVGDAAGTGDTSGVGDTPGNGDIPGVGDTPGNGDTPGPSSPPGHRPRAPLSPQPSAGPGREQEERLQQLQGALARLQEANRELLAALGECKGEAERLSMELGRREARCSGLRLALSCSERCGGAYAALLDLVRAKMAPEGGTRGGTAAELSPGSERGPGPATPEPSPGSERGPGPATPEPAEPDSREDPADSPGAHSPGRWRRRRERCGSSSGGSAPSRRRCRGPCWTPPSPRSPRERDPPGPGGAGAAGSAGAAARLEAAGEGGAAAGAGGAQGGAGGAADAAAAGSEGEASAGAAAGRARAPRGRAAPPAAGTGAGAAPGAAPGPGTGVGTGPSLRQQLRQQLRQQLRGGGADGAGGSDGPGEPPGPRENKGGAAPDPGQDGAAAWPCPGAGAGPGAGQRCQPRPAGAQRHRHPGAPAGAQLAGPGVPRGAAQAGGAAAAAAGAGGGAAGPARPQGASAGPDTAGAGARRRRDLHLGSPGNPWGDSEIRGETRKFVGKFGNSWGAPEVHGETRKFAGKFGNLWGDSEMPGETQKFVGRFRNPWGDSEICGEIWKSLGILGIPGEPRKFVGRLRNSWGDSEIREDTRKSMGKSRNSVGKLGNLWGDLEIPGEIGKFVGILGNSWGN from the exons ATGGAGGAG gagagcccGGTAGGTGCCACCCGCTCTGCCCCCCGCGCTGAACGGGACACGGGcaccccggcccggcccccgcgccaggaggaggaagaggaagaggaggaagaggaggacgTGGCCGGGGACACCGAGGACATCCCGCTGCTGGCAGGGGCGGCCCCGCGACAGCAGCGGCGACAGCAGCGGCACGCCAG GGAGGATGAGGACGGCTGGGAGgccactgccactgtccccaccGTCACCGCCGCCAGCCCGGACG CGCGCAGCCCGGATCTCTTCGAGCGCCTGCAGCACGCCGTGAGCTCCCTGGAGCGCGCCGCCTTCTCCCGCCACCGGCAGCCCCCGCGTggcccgccgcccgccccgcctgGCACCCGGGCGCTCCAGGTGAGCCTACACGCCCGCCGCG ccgGACACCGGGCTGGCGCGCGCTGCtggcggaggcggcggccggggcTACGgaggggggcggcggcggcggcggcgaggaACGCGAGCCTGCGGGCAGCCCTGGGCCAGCGGGACgaggagctgggccaggccacGGCGGCGCTGCGGGCGCTGCGGGGCGAGCGGGAGCGCCTGCAGGGCAAG GTGCGGGACCTGCGGGAGGcgctggccaggctggaggaggcgGGGGAGTCCGGTAGTGACACTCCCGGGGTTGGTGACGCAGCCGGGACCGGTGACACGTCCGGAGTTGGTGACACCCCCGGGAACGGTGACATCCCTGGAGTCGGTGACACTCCCGGGAACGGTGACACCCCCGGGCCCAGCAGCCCCCCGGGGCACCGG ccccgcgccccgctgtccccccagCCCTCGGCGGGACCCGGCCGGGAGCAGGAGGAgcggctgcagcagctgcaggg GGCGCTGGCGCGGCTGCAGGAGGCGAACCGGGAGCTGCTGGCGGCGCTGGGCGAGTGCAAGGGCGAGGCGGAGCGGCTGAGCATGGAGCTGGGCAGGCGGGAGGCGCGCTGCAGCGGGCTGCGGCTGGCgctgagctgcag CGAGCGCTGCGGGGGCGCCTATGCCGCCCTCCTGGACCTGGTGAGGGCAAAGATGGCACCGGAGGGTGGCACCCGAGGGG GAACCGCGGCGGAACTGAGCCCGGGCAGCGAACGGGGACCCGGCCCCGCCACACCGGAACCGAGCCCGGGCAGCGAACGGGGACCCGGCCCCGCCACACCGGAGCCAGCGGAGCCGGACAGCCGTGAGGACCCCGCGGACAGCCCGGGGGCTCACAG ccccgggcgatggagaaggaggagggagcgCTGCGGGAGCTCATCCGGCGGCTCCGCGCCGAGCAGGCGGCGGTGCAGGGGTCCCTGCTGGACGCCGCCGAGCCCTCGGAGCCCCCGGGAGCGCGAccccccggggccgggcggagcgggcGCTGCGGGAAGCGCGGGCGCTGCTGCCCGGCTGGAGGCGGCCGgagaaggaggagctgctgcaggagctggaggtgctcaag GAGGCGCTGGCGGAGCTGCGGACGCGGCTGCAGCTGGCTCAGAAGGAGAAGCGAgcgctggagctgctgctggccgcGCACGGGCCCCGCGAGGCCGCGCTGCGCCTCCTGCTgcgggaacgggagcgggagcggcaccgggagcggcaccgggaccgggaACGGGAGTGGGAACGGGACCGAGCCTCCGGCAGCAGCTCCGGCAGCAGCTCCGGCAGCAGCTCCGAGGAG GAGGCGCGGATGGGGCGGGGGGCAGCGATGGCCCCGGGGAACCCCCCGGACCCCGAGAGAAcaagggaggagctgctccgGATCCTGGCCAG GACGGAGCAGCTGCGTGGCCGTGCCCGGGAGCTGGCGCTGGCCCTGGAgcggggcagcgctgccagccGCGCCCAGCAGGGGCACAGCGCCACCGTCaccctggagctcctgcaggcgCACAG CTCGCTGGCCCTGGCGTACCGCGGGGCGCGGCGCAAGCAGGCGGAGCAGCTGCGGCGGCtgcgggcgcgggcggcggcgctgcggggccAGCACGGCCGCAGGGAGCGAGCGCTGGCCCGGACACTGCGGGAGCTGgagcgaggaggaggagagacCTGCATCTAGGGAGCCCCGGAAATCCGTGGGGAGACTCGGAAATCCGTGGGGAAACACGGAAATTCGTGGGGAAATTCGGAAACTCATGGGGAGCCCCGGAAGTTCATGGGGAGACTCGGAAATTCGCGGGGAAATTTGGAAATCTGTGGGGAGACTCGGAAATGCCTGGGGAGACTCAGAAATTCGTGGGGAGATTCAGAAATCCCTGGGGAGACTCAGAAATCTgtggggaaatttggaaatCCCTGGGGATACTCGGAATCCCTGGGGAGCCCCGGAAATTCGTGGGGAGACTCAGAAATTCTTGGGGAGACTCGGAAATTCGTGAGGATACTCGGAAATCCATGGGGAAATCTAGAAATTCTGTGGGGAAACTCGGAAATCTGTGGGGAGACTTGGAAATCcctggggaaattgggaaattcGTGGGGATACTCGGAAATTCATGGGGAAATTAG
- the BABAM1 gene encoding BRISC and BRCA1-A complex member 1: MDTSEPGSAAEDEEEKIPEVRPRTRSNPEGAEDRAPSGPGSVGNRGEAPGNRAEAPGNRSEGEGEAASAGHSPPGQPGTAWHGPGSHGQQHGEVTVRTPRVNCPEKVIICLDLAEEMAVPKLESFNGCRSNALTVAQKMIEMFVRTKHKIDKSHEFALVVVNNDATWSFNLDGLFNLIQQKVELPVTDNVQTIPPPFVVRTILVFGRPRCQPHFCGGEHVKKLLQCPYFFFDVVYIHNGVDEKEDESSWKDMFGFFGSLDTKGTNYKYEVALAGPALELHNCMAKLLAHPLQRPCQSHAHYGLLDGGTAPRARPPTDTGDRPPLRGQRHPLRGQP; the protein is encoded by the exons ATGGACACGTCGGAGCCGGGCAGCGCGGccgaggatgaggaggagaagaTTCCAGAAGTTCGGCCCCGCACCCGCTCCAACCCCGAGGGCGCCGAGGACCGAGCCCCGAGCGGGCCGGGCAGCGTGGGGAACCGGGGAGAGGCCCCGGGGAACCGGGCAGAGGCCCCGGGGAACCGCAGCGAGGGCGAGGGGGAGGCGGCCAGCGCCGGGCACAGCCCCCCCGGGCAGCCTGGCACGGCCTGGCACGGCCCGGGCAGCCACGGGCAGCAGCACGGCGAGGTGACGGTCAGAACGCCGCGGGTGAACTGCCCCGAGAAGGTG ATCATCTGCCTGGACCTGGCTGAGGAGATGGCAGTGCCCAAGCTGGAGTCCTTCAATGG GTGCCGCAGCAACGCCCTGACGGTGGCGCAGAAGATGATCGAGATGTTCGTCAGGACCAAACACAAAATCGACAAAAGCCACGAGTTCGCCCTGGTGGTGGTGAACAACGACGCCACCTGG TCCTTCA ATCTGGATGGGCTCTTCAACCTCAT CCAGCAGAAGGTGGAGCTGCCGGTGACCGACAATGTCCAGACCATCCCCCCGCCCTTCGTGGTCAGAACCATCCTGGTGTTCGGGCGCCCGCGCTGCCAGCCCCACTTCTGTGGGGGCGAGCACGTCAAG AAGTTGCTGCAGTGCCCCTATTTCTTCTTTGACGTCGTTTACATCCACAACGGGGTGGATGAAAAGGAGGACGAGAGCAGCTGGAAG GACATGTTCGGGTTTTTCGGCAGCCTGGACACCAAAGGCACCAACTACAAGTACGAGGTGGCCCTGGCGGGGCCGGCGCTGGAGCTGCACAACTGCATGGCCAAGCTGCTGGCGCATCCCCTGCAGCGGCCCTGCCAGAGCCACGCGCACTACGGGCTGCTGGACGGGGGGACAGCCCCGAGGGCGAGGCCACCAACTGACACCGGGGACAGGCCGCCCCTGAGGGGACAGCGCCATCCTCtgaggggacagccctga
- the PLVAP gene encoding plasmalemma vesicle-associated protein isoform X1 — translation MEKSSFAMAKFGLEHKEAMPKRDCGFYLKYIFLFTSLIQFLIILGLVLFMVYGNAQAGTDTHLRLLEEQVQSHYRRIVALGATNANLSRTLNATLKDRDKAQGMALKVQRELEKCNSSQASSSIPQLRELLFRQVRLTECQVITTLINSTCTAEKLQLQRQLDQASSSKRSLEDSRQQSQAELTKATQERDKCQQDLQSASTEGHLSRMELEVHKQRCSSLQSDVSEKILRVLDLAKQYQCKEAEKELGQIRERVEELLRRQKERDSLFVWRSSCELSVQQCRHNCSRDTQELQQRIQRLEKRQRDGEEERKRLQAEKEKVGKELEEKRKAAAAMEESLRQQLGVCMGTKMSHLDLPGSRGPGSAARSGSFPGTGTYMELLKNPGTLGTMAGMQNPAELQQMLQLMEQYTATLKNASG, via the exons ATGGAGAAGAGCAGCTTCGCCATGGCCAAGTTCGGGCTGGAGCACAAGGAGGCGATGCCGAAGCGCGACTGCGGTTTTTACctcaaatacattttccttttcacctcGCTGATCCAGTTCCTGATCATCCTGGGGCTCGTGCTCTTCATGGTGTACGGGAACGCCCAGGCGGGCACCGACACCCacctgaggctgctggaggagcaggtgcAGAGCCACTACCGCAGGATTGTCGCCCTGGGCGCCACCAACGCCAACCTGAGCCGCACGCTCAACGCCACCCTGAAGGACAGGGACAAGGCGCAGGGGATGGCGCTGAaggtgcagagggagctggagaagtGTAACAGCAGCCAGGCCTCCAGCAGCATCCCGCAG CTGCGGGAGCTCCTGTTCCGGCAGGTGAGGCTGACCGAGTGCCAGGTGATCACCACCCTCATCAACAGCACCTGCACCG ctgagaagctgcagctgcagcgGCAGCTGGACCAGGCCAGCTCGTCCAAGAGAAGCCTGGAggacagcaggcagcagagccaggccgAGCTGACCAAAGCCACCCAGGAGAGGGACAAGtgccagcaggacctgcagagCGCCAGCACCGAGGGCCACCtgagcaggatggagctggaagTGCACAAACAGcgctgcagctccctgcagagcgACGTGAGCGAGAAAATCCTGAGGGTTTTGGATCTGGCCAAGCAATACCAGTGCAAAGAGGCCgagaaggagctggggcagatccGCGAGCGCGTGGAGGAGCTGCTGCGGCGGCAGAAGGAGCGCGACTCGCTCTTCgtgtggaggagcagctgcGAGCTGAGCGTGCAGCAGTGCCGCCACAACTGCTCCCGCGACacgcaggagctgcagcagaggatcCAGCGGCTGGAGAAGCGCCAGAGGGAcggagaggaggagaggaagaggctgcaggcagagaaggagaaggtggggaaggagctggaggagaagaggaaggcggcggcggcgatGGAGGAGTCGCTGAGGCAGCAGCTCGGCGTCTGCATGGGAACCAAG ATGTCCCACCTGGACCTGCCAGGCTCGCgggggccgggcagcgccgcccgcTCGGGCTCCTTCCCTGGCACGGGCACCTACATGGAGCTCCTGAAGAACCCGGGCACCCTGGGCACCATGG caggaatgcagAACCCGGCGGAGCtccagcagatgctgcagctgaTGGAGCAGTACACGGCCACCCTGAAGAACGccag TGGGTAA
- the PLVAP gene encoding plasmalemma vesicle-associated protein isoform X2 — protein MEKSSFAMAKFGLEHKEAMPKRDCGFYLKYIFLFTSLIQFLIILGLVLFMVYGNAQAGTDTHLRLLEEQVQSHYRRIVALGATNANLSRTLNATLKDRDKAQGMALKVQRELEKCNSSQASSSIPQLRELLFRQVRLTECQVITTLINSTCTAEKLQLQRQLDQASSSKRSLEDSRQQSQAELTKATQERDKCQQDLQSASTEGHLSRMELEVHKQRCSSLQSDVSEKILRVLDLAKQYQCKEAEKELGQIRERVEELLRRQKERDSLFVWRSSCELSVQQCRHNCSRDTQELQQRIQRLEKRQRDGEEERKRLQAEKEKVGKELEEKRKAAAAMEESLRQQLGVCMGTKMSHLDLPGSRGPGSAARSGSFPGTGTYMELLKNPGTLGTMGMQNPAELQQMLQLMEQYTATLKNASG, from the exons ATGGAGAAGAGCAGCTTCGCCATGGCCAAGTTCGGGCTGGAGCACAAGGAGGCGATGCCGAAGCGCGACTGCGGTTTTTACctcaaatacattttccttttcacctcGCTGATCCAGTTCCTGATCATCCTGGGGCTCGTGCTCTTCATGGTGTACGGGAACGCCCAGGCGGGCACCGACACCCacctgaggctgctggaggagcaggtgcAGAGCCACTACCGCAGGATTGTCGCCCTGGGCGCCACCAACGCCAACCTGAGCCGCACGCTCAACGCCACCCTGAAGGACAGGGACAAGGCGCAGGGGATGGCGCTGAaggtgcagagggagctggagaagtGTAACAGCAGCCAGGCCTCCAGCAGCATCCCGCAG CTGCGGGAGCTCCTGTTCCGGCAGGTGAGGCTGACCGAGTGCCAGGTGATCACCACCCTCATCAACAGCACCTGCACCG ctgagaagctgcagctgcagcgGCAGCTGGACCAGGCCAGCTCGTCCAAGAGAAGCCTGGAggacagcaggcagcagagccaggccgAGCTGACCAAAGCCACCCAGGAGAGGGACAAGtgccagcaggacctgcagagCGCCAGCACCGAGGGCCACCtgagcaggatggagctggaagTGCACAAACAGcgctgcagctccctgcagagcgACGTGAGCGAGAAAATCCTGAGGGTTTTGGATCTGGCCAAGCAATACCAGTGCAAAGAGGCCgagaaggagctggggcagatccGCGAGCGCGTGGAGGAGCTGCTGCGGCGGCAGAAGGAGCGCGACTCGCTCTTCgtgtggaggagcagctgcGAGCTGAGCGTGCAGCAGTGCCGCCACAACTGCTCCCGCGACacgcaggagctgcagcagaggatcCAGCGGCTGGAGAAGCGCCAGAGGGAcggagaggaggagaggaagaggctgcaggcagagaaggagaaggtggggaaggagctggaggagaagaggaaggcggcggcggcgatGGAGGAGTCGCTGAGGCAGCAGCTCGGCGTCTGCATGGGAACCAAG ATGTCCCACCTGGACCTGCCAGGCTCGCgggggccgggcagcgccgcccgcTCGGGCTCCTTCCCTGGCACGGGCACCTACATGGAGCTCCTGAAGAACCCGGGCACCCTGGGCACCATGG gaatgcagAACCCGGCGGAGCtccagcagatgctgcagctgaTGGAGCAGTACACGGCCACCCTGAAGAACGccag TGGGTAA